A single Methanolobus sp. ZRKC5 DNA region contains:
- the cofG gene encoding 7,8-didemethyl-8-hydroxy-5-deazariboflavin synthase subunit CofG codes for MDEFVTFCRNVFVPVTNICRNKCAYCTFRRDPDDPQAQLMHIEEILPILEQGKKAGCTEVLFTFGEYAEEVPEYKKWLDDQGYSSTVDYICELCKLAIDKGLLPHTNAGVLNYTELEKLKAFNSSMGLMLETTAEVAAHEGSPGKVPAQRIKTIRYAGELRIPFTTGLLVGIGETLDDRINSLLSIADLHEEYGHIQEVIIQNFTPKPDTTMADFPAPTEEEMMQTILIAREILPSDVAIQVAPNLIDPYLLIQCGANDLGGISPTTIDWINPEAEWPSVSELRKMVQEVTLKERLPIYPQYIKKGWYSDILKELINDLSDEDGYRKI; via the coding sequence ATGGATGAATTTGTCACATTTTGCCGAAATGTTTTCGTACCTGTCACAAATATCTGCAGAAATAAGTGCGCATACTGTACATTCAGGCGTGACCCTGATGATCCACAAGCACAACTGATGCACATCGAAGAAATTCTGCCAATCCTTGAACAGGGAAAGAAAGCAGGATGTACAGAAGTGCTTTTTACTTTTGGAGAATATGCCGAGGAAGTACCGGAATACAAAAAATGGTTAGATGACCAGGGTTATTCCAGTACTGTCGATTATATTTGCGAACTTTGCAAACTGGCAATCGATAAAGGCCTTTTACCACATACTAATGCGGGCGTATTGAACTATACGGAACTGGAAAAACTAAAAGCCTTTAATTCCAGTATGGGACTTATGCTTGAAACAACCGCAGAAGTTGCCGCACATGAAGGATCACCTGGAAAAGTGCCGGCCCAAAGGATCAAGACAATACGCTATGCAGGAGAGTTACGCATTCCTTTTACAACTGGTCTCCTCGTGGGCATTGGTGAAACCCTTGATGACAGGATCAATTCCCTGCTGTCTATCGCAGACTTACACGAAGAATATGGTCATATACAGGAAGTGATCATACAGAACTTCACGCCAAAACCGGATACCACCATGGCAGATTTCCCCGCACCTACAGAAGAGGAAATGATGCAGACCATATTGATAGCAAGGGAAATACTCCCAAGTGACGTGGCCATTCAGGTAGCACCAAATCTTATTGATCCTTATCTTTTGATACAATGTGGTGCCAATGACCTTGGAGGAATTTCCCCGACAACTATTGACTGGATAAATCCGGAAGCTGAGTGGCCAAGTGTGTCAGAGCTAAGAAAAATGGTGCAGGAAGTCACACTTAAGGAAAGGTTGCCTATTTATCCACAATACATTAAAAAAGGGTGGTATAGCGATATCCTGAAAGAACTTATAAATGATCTTTCAGATGAAGATGGCTATCGGAAAATATGA
- a CDS encoding NAD(P)/FAD-dependent oxidoreductase, which translates to MKSEYDVVVIGAGPAGSIAAKTVAQKGLDVLLIEKRQEIGDPVRCAEGVSKIWLRKHIEPDHRWICADVKGSRIYAPDGTMIEMAEEIAGGEVGYVLERKLFDRALAYESAKAGAEVMVKTRATDLIMENGFVKGVKVMHLGETYDIKTKIVIGADGVESKVGRWAGIDTSIKPADLETCAQYLMSGTGIDQNYCYFHIGNEIAPAGYVWIFPKGNDLANVGIGILGSKSGEKKAVHYLNEFVKKTYPNARILEMDVGGVPVCGSIEKTIANGLMLIGDAARQSDPITGGGIINAMEAGKIAGEVAYKAISKGDVSTNALQEYEKKWRTTIGYEIDNSLIVKNTFTKFTDKEMNSLAHSLEGVNFSSMSLLDLLYALFRANKKLLWDLRGLFKNVVKYELDFEQ; encoded by the coding sequence GTGAAGAGTGAGTACGATGTAGTGGTGATAGGTGCTGGTCCTGCCGGTTCTATAGCAGCAAAAACTGTTGCTCAGAAAGGTCTTGATGTCCTTCTGATAGAAAAAAGACAGGAAATAGGCGACCCTGTAAGATGTGCAGAAGGAGTCAGCAAGATATGGCTAAGGAAGCATATAGAACCTGACCACCGCTGGATCTGTGCAGACGTGAAAGGATCACGCATATATGCACCCGACGGAACTATGATCGAAATGGCAGAAGAGATTGCCGGTGGAGAAGTCGGATATGTCCTTGAACGCAAGCTCTTTGACAGGGCACTGGCATATGAAAGTGCAAAAGCCGGGGCAGAGGTAATGGTCAAAACAAGGGCAACTGACCTTATCATGGAGAACGGTTTTGTAAAAGGTGTAAAGGTCATGCACCTTGGGGAAACATACGATATCAAAACTAAAATTGTCATCGGTGCAGACGGAGTCGAATCAAAAGTAGGCAGATGGGCTGGCATTGACACATCTATCAAACCGGCTGATCTTGAGACCTGTGCTCAGTACCTTATGAGCGGCACAGGTATCGACCAGAACTATTGCTATTTCCATATTGGAAATGAGATAGCTCCAGCTGGTTACGTGTGGATATTCCCAAAAGGAAATGATCTTGCAAATGTTGGAATCGGCATTCTGGGCAGCAAATCCGGAGAAAAAAAGGCCGTTCACTACCTGAATGAATTTGTAAAAAAGACATATCCTAATGCCAGAATCCTGGAAATGGATGTTGGAGGAGTACCTGTTTGTGGCTCTATTGAAAAGACAATAGCCAATGGGCTTATGCTTATCGGAGACGCAGCCAGGCAATCAGACCCAATAACAGGCGGAGGAATTATCAATGCAATGGAAGCTGGAAAGATTGCAGGAGAAGTTGCATATAAGGCAATATCCAAAGGTGACGTTTCAACCAATGCGCTTCAGGAATATGAGAAAAAGTGGCGTACAACAATTGGTTACGAAATCGATAACAGTCTGATAGTCAAGAATACATTTACCAAATTTACGGACAAGGAAATGAATTCTCTGGCGCATTCACTGGAAGGGGTCAATTTTTCCAGTATGAGCCTGTTGGACCTTTTGTATGCACTCTTCAGGGCAAACAAGAAGCTTTTATGGGACCTAAGAGGACTTTTCAAGAATGTCGTGAAGTACGAACTGGACTTTGAACAATAA
- the fpoB gene encoding F(420)H(2) dehydrogenase subunit B, which translates to MDEIEQTKVEQTEVQDVGYDDVPGMVLTDTNAISDFIKKTKVQDVLNWGRKNSLWFMVNAMGCCGVELLATGMAHYDTDRFGIIPRNSPRHADVMIVSGYVTKKYLPALKRIWDQMPAPKWCICFGDCAISGGPFYESYSTHQNIDEVFPIDVFVPGCPPRCEALIQAFVELQKKIDAKKDKGTDY; encoded by the coding sequence ATGGATGAAATAGAGCAGACAAAAGTCGAACAAACTGAAGTCCAGGACGTCGGATATGATGACGTTCCAGGTATGGTGCTTACTGATACCAATGCTATCAGTGACTTCATTAAGAAAACAAAGGTTCAGGATGTCCTCAACTGGGGTCGTAAGAATTCATTGTGGTTCATGGTAAATGCAATGGGTTGTTGTGGTGTTGAACTGCTTGCCACAGGTATGGCTCACTATGATACCGATCGTTTTGGTATTATCCCACGTAACTCTCCAAGACATGCTGATGTAATGATTGTTAGTGGATATGTGACGAAAAAGTATCTGCCAGCTTTAAAGAGGATATGGGATCAGATGCCTGCACCAAAGTGGTGCATATGCTTTGGTGATTGTGCAATAAGTGGTGGTCCATTCTATGAATCATACAGTACCCATCAGAACATTGATGAAGTATTCCCGATAGATGTTTTTGTTCCGGGATGTCCGCCAAGATGTGAAGCTCTAATCCAGGCATTTGTTGAGCTTCAGAAAAAGATTGACGCAAAGAAGGACAAAGGTACGGATTATTGA
- the fpoA gene encoding F420H2 dehydrogenase subunit FpoA, with translation MSGIIDISNIANSYIPVAIILIVALLMPPMTMFLVKTLSPRSKSSAKYTTYEAGSLPVGSARIQFNVEYYLYAIAFVLFDIEVLFLYPWATIFKGHGITEIATIEMLVFIFVVLFGYVYLIKKEALKWMK, from the coding sequence ATGTCAGGAATAATCGATATTAGTAACATAGCCAATAGTTACATACCGGTTGCAATCATTCTTATAGTGGCGCTTTTGATGCCTCCTATGACTATGTTCCTTGTGAAAACATTAAGTCCGAGGAGTAAATCATCAGCAAAGTACACGACATATGAAGCTGGCTCCCTTCCCGTGGGAAGTGCCAGAATACAATTCAATGTCGAATACTATCTTTATGCCATTGCTTTTGTTCTCTTTGATATTGAAGTCCTCTTCCTTTACCCCTGGGCTACAATCTTCAAAGGACATGGTATTACTGAAATAGCAACCATCGAAATGTTAGTCTTTATTTTTGTTGTATTGTTTGGCTACGTGTACCTAATCAAGAAGGAGGCTCTTAAATGGATGAAATAG
- a CDS encoding 4Fe-4S binding protein encodes MVTINVNKFKCGYCGACVSVCPVGALELVETWIEVNETCTSCGICAKICPVGAIEVKK; translated from the coding sequence ATGGTGACCATCAACGTAAACAAATTCAAATGCGGGTATTGTGGTGCATGTGTAAGCGTATGCCCGGTTGGCGCGCTTGAATTGGTCGAAACCTGGATAGAAGTCAATGAGACATGTACATCTTGTGGTATTTGTGCTAAGATATGCCCGGTTGGAGCTATTGAGGTGAAAAAGTGA
- the cofH gene encoding 5-amino-6-(D-ribitylamino)uracil--L-tyrosine 4-hydroxyphenyl transferase CofH, which translates to MNPIIPSDIIERAYKGKITKEDALFLLTIPPFKLFEFADRLRQETVGDTVTYVVNRNINFTNRCIGTCGFCAFKDNTGYVLEIPQILEKVREAENLGATEVCIQGGLLPNVDINFYTDIIRAVKTEYPHIHTHAFSPMEVYHAAKQSDITVEEALMHLKDAGLDTMPGTAAEILSDRVRDIICPGKLKTDEWMDVITKAHKAGINTTATIMYGHIETIEERIDHMMIIRDIQKKTGGFHEFVPLTFMPYNNKVGDEMIKAGRYATPGMEDLRLYALARIILNTHIGNIQASWVKLGKKLAQVALFCGVNDLGGTLMEEKISSSAGSTNGQFMSAQELEWFIVSSGRQALQRNTSYKPIINASNHEQMKLKVA; encoded by the coding sequence ATGAACCCTATTATTCCGAGTGATATTATTGAACGTGCCTATAAAGGCAAGATCACAAAAGAAGATGCACTTTTTCTTTTGACGATCCCTCCGTTCAAACTTTTTGAATTTGCTGACAGGTTACGGCAGGAAACAGTAGGTGATACTGTTACCTACGTAGTCAACCGCAATATAAACTTTACAAACCGATGTATTGGAACCTGTGGTTTCTGCGCATTCAAAGACAATACAGGATATGTATTGGAGATCCCACAAATACTTGAAAAAGTAAGAGAAGCAGAAAACCTTGGAGCAACAGAGGTTTGTATCCAGGGAGGATTGCTTCCAAATGTCGACATCAATTTTTACACAGATATAATAAGGGCGGTTAAAACAGAATACCCACACATCCATACACATGCATTCTCACCTATGGAAGTGTATCATGCTGCAAAACAGAGTGACATAACTGTTGAAGAAGCCCTCATGCACCTTAAAGATGCAGGACTGGATACCATGCCGGGAACTGCGGCGGAGATTCTGTCTGACAGAGTCAGAGATATAATCTGCCCAGGGAAACTCAAGACTGACGAATGGATGGATGTAATCACCAAAGCCCACAAAGCAGGAATAAACACAACTGCAACCATTATGTATGGTCACATCGAAACGATCGAAGAGCGTATTGACCACATGATGATAATAAGAGATATACAGAAAAAGACAGGTGGCTTCCATGAATTCGTGCCATTGACCTTTATGCCCTACAATAACAAAGTGGGTGATGAAATGATAAAGGCCGGAAGGTATGCGACCCCTGGCATGGAAGATCTGAGATTATATGCCCTTGCACGCATAATACTTAATACACACATAGGGAACATCCAGGCAAGCTGGGTCAAGCTCGGAAAGAAACTTGCCCAGGTAGCCTTATTCTGTGGTGTTAATGACCTTGGAGGAACCCTGATGGAAGAAAAAATATCAAGTTCAGCCGGTTCAACAAATGGTCAATTCATGTCCGCACAGGAATTGGAATGGTTCATCGTTTCATCAGGAAGGCAGGCACTTCAAAGAAATACCTCATATAAACCAATCATCAATGCCAGCAACCATGAACAGATGAAACTCAAGGTCGCCTGA
- a CDS encoding Lrp/AsnC family transcriptional regulator, which translates to MDDVDLAILERLSKNSRMHSTEIATDLGLATSTVHKRIEKMRETGTIHEFTVKVNTTEVGLNVTTFIGVNIEQNKRINIINRLKNIDDILEIYELLEPYDILLKVRTFDIHSLKENVLQVLGNMDGIKDSQSILTTKCHKEVSCIILKK; encoded by the coding sequence ATGGATGACGTTGACCTCGCGATATTAGAACGCCTTTCCAAGAATTCAAGGATGCATAGTACTGAAATTGCAACCGATCTTGGCCTGGCGACATCTACAGTGCACAAAAGAATCGAAAAAATGCGTGAAACAGGTACTATTCATGAGTTTACTGTCAAAGTGAATACCACAGAGGTTGGCCTGAATGTCACGACTTTTATAGGGGTTAACATTGAGCAGAACAAAAGAATCAATATAATAAACCGCCTAAAGAATATCGATGACATATTGGAAATATATGAATTACTTGAACCTTATGATATATTACTGAAAGTGCGGACATTTGATATACATTCACTGAAGGAAAATGTTTTGCAGGTACTGGGGAATATGGATGGTATAAAGGATTCTCAAAGCATTTTGACAACAAAGTGCCATAAAGAAGTAAGTTGTATAATTCTTAAAAAGTGA
- a CDS encoding DUF22 domain-containing protein, producing the protein MKKEVIQVVSRENGELSSKQVKAAPYEFTMATRAKWEMVISNEDTEVRAGEFKKINIREIHLEPDMVALPCTFTHHAVVSLVKVGAKGGAKPVDSERIINSAYVLGQESGKVREGDLLAVLNIFPIMFTREAMTPKSLK; encoded by the coding sequence ATGAAGAAAGAAGTGATCCAGGTTGTCTCCAGAGAAAATGGAGAATTGTCATCTAAGCAAGTAAAGGCCGCACCATATGAATTTACCATGGCAACCCGTGCAAAATGGGAAATGGTGATCTCGAATGAGGATACTGAGGTACGTGCAGGTGAATTCAAAAAAATCAATATAAGAGAAATACACCTGGAACCGGACATGGTTGCTCTTCCATGTACTTTCACCCATCATGCAGTTGTTTCATTGGTCAAGGTAGGTGCAAAGGGTGGTGCCAAGCCGGTTGACAGTGAGCGTATAATAAATTCTGCCTACGTACTGGGCCAGGAGTCTGGCAAAGTCAGAGAGGGTGACCTGCTGGCAGTGCTTAATATATTTCCTATAATGTTTACTCGTGAGGCTATGACACCAAAGTCTCTTAAGTAG
- the fpoC gene encoding F420H2 dehydrogenase subunit FpoC: MDANSIIASLTGKFPEDIYDANVESDIRVIAKVKPQNVVDVCRYLKEDLSFGHLCCEFGADYPDRNEIEVIYIIGSYDHPVILTMKALLPRENPVIESVVPVYWNANWYERETYELFGVKYLNHPDLKPLVLPIEMLGEWPLRKDYEGFPNKTAKNLV; encoded by the coding sequence ATGGACGCTAATTCTATAATCGCTTCACTTACCGGCAAGTTCCCTGAGGATATCTATGATGCTAATGTAGAATCTGACATAAGGGTAATTGCAAAGGTGAAGCCTCAAAATGTAGTGGATGTATGCCGCTACCTCAAGGAAGACCTGTCTTTCGGACATCTCTGCTGTGAATTCGGAGCTGACTATCCGGACAGGAATGAGATCGAAGTAATATACATAATAGGTTCCTACGATCATCCGGTAATTCTGACCATGAAGGCTCTCCTCCCAAGGGAAAACCCTGTGATAGAATCCGTAGTGCCTGTTTACTGGAATGCGAACTGGTACGAAAGAGAAACGTACGAACTGTTTGGTGTGAAGTATCTTAACCACCCCGACCTTAAACCTCTTGTACTTCCTATAGAGATGCTCGGTGAGTGGCCACTTCGTAAGGATTACGAAGGCTTCCCCAACAAGACTGCTAAAAATTTAGTGTGA
- a CDS encoding 4Fe-4S binding protein, translating to MKVNENCVGCGQCIAFCKFNAIEVRGKATMTTACAECRACIAYCPVKAIEA from the coding sequence ATGAAAGTGAACGAAAACTGTGTAGGATGTGGCCAATGCATTGCCTTTTGTAAATTTAATGCTATTGAAGTGAGAGGAAAGGCAACTATGACAACTGCCTGTGCAGAATGCAGAGCATGTATCGCATACTGCCCGGTTAAAGCAATTGAGGCATAG
- a CDS encoding NAD(P)/FAD-dependent oxidoreductase, giving the protein MKAIIIGSGLGGLLSAAKLSNSGYEVEVFERLPIIGGRFTNIPYKGFQLSTGALHMLPHGPTGPLAQLLEEIGANVEIVRGKPVSVIRIPRKKGDTDYKYGHKDLLFENFKVPFTLLNRIKLMYYAISTRKTPPRGKSFEQWCKEHIDQDWTYRISDSFFGWALSLKAADIPVEEAFAIIENLYHFGGPGVPMGGCKAITDALAGVIRSNGGTIHTSSEVTGFKIEDETIKGVILNEKEYPADIVISDIGHVATSCTIGGNTEISGMEEYAHKADTLKPSAGVKICLSSDKPLIGHGGVLLTPYAKRVNGINEVTNIDPKMAPEGKHLTMAHQCVHWSDMDNLDKEIELGLEDLRDIFAGKEYEVLLIQSYSNEWPVNRSPSGADLNNKTPITNLYVVGDGAKGKGGIEVEGIALGVKNCMQLIIK; this is encoded by the coding sequence ATGAAGGCAATAATTATCGGTTCTGGACTTGGAGGGCTTTTGAGCGCAGCTAAACTTTCAAATTCAGGATATGAAGTAGAGGTCTTTGAACGTCTTCCGATAATAGGCGGAAGGTTCACCAATATACCATACAAAGGTTTCCAGCTAAGCACCGGCGCATTACATATGCTCCCACATGGACCCACCGGACCTCTTGCACAACTTCTTGAAGAGATTGGAGCAAATGTGGAAATCGTTCGTGGAAAACCGGTCTCAGTAATAAGGATTCCTAGAAAAAAAGGAGACACTGATTATAAGTACGGCCATAAAGACCTTCTTTTCGAGAACTTTAAGGTTCCATTTACCCTACTAAACCGCATCAAACTGATGTATTACGCAATTAGCACCCGTAAAACCCCCCCTCGGGGAAAATCCTTTGAGCAATGGTGCAAAGAGCATATTGACCAGGACTGGACGTATCGTATTTCAGATTCTTTCTTTGGATGGGCACTCAGTCTGAAAGCTGCAGATATACCCGTCGAAGAAGCTTTTGCAATTATTGAGAACCTCTACCATTTTGGAGGACCGGGCGTCCCAATGGGAGGATGCAAGGCGATCACAGATGCTCTTGCAGGCGTGATTAGATCAAACGGAGGAACAATACACACATCCTCAGAAGTTACAGGCTTTAAAATCGAAGATGAAACTATCAAAGGCGTTATTCTCAATGAGAAAGAGTATCCGGCAGATATTGTAATAAGTGATATCGGCCATGTGGCTACATCCTGCACGATAGGTGGAAATACAGAGATTTCCGGCATGGAAGAATATGCCCACAAAGCAGATACACTCAAGCCTTCTGCAGGAGTCAAGATATGCCTCTCTTCAGACAAACCACTTATAGGGCATGGAGGAGTATTACTCACACCCTACGCTAAGAGAGTTAACGGAATAAATGAGGTCACAAACATAGACCCAAAAATGGCACCGGAAGGAAAACACCTTACTATGGCACACCAATGTGTTCACTGGAGTGACATGGATAATCTCGATAAAGAAATAGAATTGGGACTTGAGGATCTAAGAGATATTTTTGCAGGAAAGGAATATGAAGTACTTCTGATACAATCATATTCAAATGAATGGCCTGTTAACAGGTCACCCTCGGGTGCAGACCTTAACAACAAAACACCAATAACAAACCTTTATGTAGTAGGAGATGGAGCGAAAGGTAAAGGTGGTATAGAAGTGGAAGGTATTGCGCTTGGAGTTAAGAACTGTATGCAATTAATAATAAAATAG
- the cofH gene encoding 5-amino-6-(D-ribitylamino)uracil--L-tyrosine 4-hydroxyphenyl transferase CofH — protein sequence MYSTITDDIIERAYNGDIRKEDAMTLLDSSPFELFSLADDLRYKTVGNDVTYITNRNIYLTNMCAGNCGFCAFKEKEGYILSTDKVLEEVERAHSAGAIEVCVQGGYIPQLNMDYYTEIFDAISSNYPSMNIHALSPMEVFHAARMEKIPVGEAFSILKECGVGTLTGTSAEILADRVRKIICPTKITKQQWIDTIKASHNAGLRTNATMMYGHVETAEERIDHIFTIQNMQKLTGGFTEFIPMAFMPYNNRIGEEMMQEGKFMTTGIADLQLQAISRIILYKHIDNIQAPWVKLGKKLAQVALSCGANDLGGTLMEDKITVASGGTNGEYTPAAEIEWLIRQTGRTPKQRNALYEAVL from the coding sequence ATGTATTCTACCATTACAGACGATATTATCGAAAGGGCATACAACGGTGATATTCGCAAAGAAGATGCGATGACATTGCTAGATTCAAGCCCTTTTGAACTTTTTTCCCTTGCAGATGACTTGCGCTACAAAACAGTGGGAAACGATGTCACATACATCACTAACCGCAATATATACCTCACAAATATGTGTGCAGGAAATTGTGGTTTTTGTGCATTTAAGGAAAAAGAAGGATACATCCTTTCAACTGATAAAGTGCTCGAAGAAGTTGAAAGGGCACATAGTGCAGGAGCTATAGAGGTTTGTGTCCAGGGAGGATATATCCCACAACTCAACATGGATTATTATACTGAGATCTTTGATGCTATTAGTTCCAATTATCCTTCAATGAACATACATGCCCTTTCACCGATGGAAGTATTCCATGCTGCAAGAATGGAGAAAATACCAGTTGGTGAAGCTTTCAGTATTTTGAAAGAATGTGGAGTAGGTACATTGACGGGAACGTCTGCTGAGATACTTGCAGACCGCGTAAGGAAGATAATTTGCCCAACCAAAATTACAAAACAACAGTGGATAGACACAATTAAAGCTTCACATAATGCAGGCCTTCGGACAAACGCAACCATGATGTACGGACACGTGGAAACTGCTGAGGAAAGAATAGACCACATCTTCACTATCCAGAATATGCAGAAACTTACCGGCGGATTCACCGAATTCATCCCCATGGCCTTTATGCCATACAACAACAGGATAGGAGAAGAAATGATGCAAGAAGGTAAGTTCATGACCACGGGTATTGCTGACCTCCAATTGCAGGCCATTTCAAGAATAATATTGTACAAGCATATTGATAATATTCAGGCACCGTGGGTGAAACTTGGAAAGAAGTTAGCACAGGTTGCATTGTCCTGTGGAGCTAATGACCTTGGTGGTACTCTTATGGAAGATAAGATCACAGTTGCTTCCGGAGGAACTAACGGAGAATATACCCCGGCGGCCGAAATAGAGTGGTTGATTCGCCAAACAGGTAGAACGCCAAAACAAAGAAATGCACTTTACGAGGCAGTATTATGA
- a CDS encoding class I SAM-dependent methyltransferase, whose protein sequence is MDKRKLTISEIEEMEYYDFMSYIGVPYFNIGGPLSTEELAGLCHINKSSIVLMVGCGSGFSACHLAKTMGCFVLGVDIASLPVEHARQRAVEENIENLTDFITGDAYNLPFMGNSFDIVITEFVSQFLDKKRAFTEFRRVLKAGGYAGINELYRDDNIEPYLKAKIDKAETIFTEVTGLPFSMETPGAWQHYFEKTEFTDIRIHQHKPFQGFKDMFVTFKAMGGFLNTAGIMLKMLIFAISSKKIRRSFSKLDKGKRAL, encoded by the coding sequence ATGGATAAAAGAAAACTTACAATTTCTGAAATCGAAGAAATGGAATACTACGATTTCATGAGCTATATAGGAGTTCCTTATTTCAATATTGGTGGACCCCTTTCAACTGAAGAACTTGCAGGATTATGCCACATCAATAAAAGTAGCATAGTATTGATGGTAGGATGCGGGAGCGGATTTAGCGCCTGTCATCTGGCAAAGACAATGGGATGTTTTGTGCTTGGAGTAGACATCGCCAGCCTCCCAGTAGAACATGCACGACAGAGAGCCGTTGAGGAAAATATTGAAAACCTGACGGATTTCATTACAGGTGATGCTTATAATCTTCCTTTCATGGGAAATTCCTTTGACATCGTGATAACCGAATTTGTTTCTCAATTCCTTGACAAGAAGAGAGCTTTCACCGAATTTAGGCGTGTGCTTAAAGCAGGAGGATATGCAGGCATTAATGAATTGTACAGGGACGATAATATAGAACCCTACCTTAAAGCGAAGATAGATAAAGCGGAGACTATTTTTACAGAAGTAACTGGATTGCCTTTTTCAATGGAAACGCCGGGAGCATGGCAACATTACTTTGAAAAAACAGAATTTACAGATATAAGAATACATCAGCATAAGCCATTTCAGGGTTTTAAGGATATGTTTGTTACTTTTAAGGCCATGGGAGGCTTTTTGAACACCGCAGGTATAATGTTGAAGATGCTAATATTTGCGATATCGAGCAAAAAAATCAGAAGAAGTTTTTCAAAACTCGATAAAGGAAAAAGGGCTCTGTAG
- the cofC gene encoding 2-phospho-L-lactate guanylyltransferase, producing MKALIPYKKKNAKSRLSPALTQEEREEFVELMLRDVVGTLKEAEIEEIDILTTLDNGVPKDLETNVVLSEHDLNEAINDYLGYEKKPIFIIMADLPLIRAKHIKEILARPEDVVIVPGKGGGTNVVFIKDPSNFYVKYYGSSFLNHCNIAKERNCSVHIYDSFLLSTDIDEPHDLVEIMLHGHGNSREYIIERFDMKTGKARARITAPCDA from the coding sequence ATGAAAGCATTGATCCCCTATAAAAAGAAAAATGCCAAATCAAGGCTTTCACCTGCGCTTACCCAAGAGGAACGGGAGGAATTCGTAGAGCTGATGTTAAGAGATGTAGTTGGTACCCTTAAAGAAGCTGAAATTGAGGAGATAGACATACTCACGACACTTGACAATGGAGTACCGAAGGATCTGGAGACAAACGTAGTACTTAGTGAACATGACCTTAACGAAGCTATCAATGACTATCTAGGTTATGAAAAAAAACCTATATTCATAATAATGGCAGATCTTCCCCTTATAAGAGCTAAACACATAAAGGAAATATTGGCAAGACCAGAGGACGTAGTAATCGTTCCTGGGAAAGGCGGAGGTACAAACGTCGTATTCATAAAAGACCCTTCGAATTTCTATGTTAAATATTATGGATCCAGTTTCCTTAACCACTGCAATATAGCAAAAGAACGGAACTGTTCGGTGCATATTTATGATTCTTTCCTATTAAGTACAGATATCGACGAACCCCATGACCTTGTAGAGATAATGCTTCATGGACATGGAAATTCCCGAGAATATATAATAGAAAGATTTGATATGAAAACAGGCAAAGCAAGAGCCAGAATAACTGCCCCTTGTGATGCATAA